Part of the Roseofilum capinflatum BLCC-M114 genome, ATGGGCTAAATCGAGATAAACCGCTTGTTTGAGCAGGAGCTGACTGGCATAGAGATTAAAGCGATCGCCTAAAATTTGATCGGTATAACTCGATAATGACTTCAGACTATCACTCAACAGATGGAGGCCAAAGACTGTGAAGACCAGTATAAAGATGGGAGACCACTCGGAACTCGGCTGTCCAATCGTATCGATGATGCGATCGATAATTAGCTTACCAATATAAAGTTGCACAGCCGGTAATACAGAAGCACTCAGGGTAGTCAGCAAAGACAATAACAGCCACCGAGGACTCGCAGACCACACTAAGCGCAGCAGTCGAGGGGTATTACCGAGGACAGAAAAAAAGCGTAAGGACACTGGAATTCTAATGAACTCTATACAAGCTAGTAGTGTCGTGACCGTGCTAATTGGGTGCTTTAGGAATGCGTTAGCGTAGGGTGTCCGTTCATGTCCGCGAAGCGGAAAAGACCAACATCTTGCTCGCTGTTGCCCTAGCGAGCAAGATGCTCGCACTCCTCTATTGCCTCATTTTTAGCGCGGTCACGGGAGTAGTGGACCGGCAAGCTTAAAATTGGGGGTAAGAGTGTAGGTTGGGTTGAGGAACGAAACCCAACACCCGTCTGACGAAAGTTGGGTTTCACTTCGTTCAACCCAACCTACAGTTTTAAGCTTGCCAAGCCAGTAGGGTGGGCATTGCCCACCTTACAACCTAATTAACTGACAAAATCTTGGGGCAACCCCTAAAGAGAACTCATCACTTTCCGAGCCGCTTCCAGAGTCTTGTCAATATCTGCTTCCGTATGAGCCAAAGACGTAAACCCAGCCTCAAACTGAGAAGGAGCCAGATAAATCCCCTGCTCCAACATGCCCCGATGGAAGCGGCCAAACTTAGCCGTATCCGACTGTTTCGCATCCGTGAAATTATGCACCGGGCCAGCCGTAAAGAACAAGCCAAACATGGCACTAATGGAGCCGCCACAAGCCTCATGGCCCGTTTCTTTAGCAACAGCCAGCAAGCCATCAATCAGTTTTTTAGTCATCTTCTCCAAACGCTCATACTGGCCATCTTTATTCAAGATTTCCAGAGTTTTAATCCCAGCCGTCATCGCCAAAGGATTTCCTGATAAAGTTCCCGCTTGATACATGGGGCCAGCCGGAGCCACCAAAGACATAATATCCTTACGACCGCCATAGGCTCCCACGGGTAATCCGCCCCCAATCACCTTACCCAAGGTGGTCAAATCCGGAGTTACGCCAAATTTGGCCTGCGCTCCACCGTAAGAAATCCGAAATCCGGTCATCACTTCATCAAAAACCAATAAAGCGCCATGATCTTGGGTAAGCAAGCGTAACCCTTCTAAAAATCCGGCATCGGGGGTAATGAATCCAGAGTTGCCCACAACCGGCTCTAGGATGACTCCGGCAATTTGGTCAGGATTGTCATCAAAGAGAGCTTTCACCGCTTCTAGGTCATTGTAGGGGGCGGTGAGGGTATTGGTAGTGGTAGATTTAGGCACTCCAGGAGAGTCGGGTAGGCCTAGGGTGGCGACCCCAGAACCGGCTTTCACCAGGAACATATCAGCGTGGCCGTGGTAGCAGCCTTCAAATTTAATAATTTTTTCCCGTCCGGTGAAGGCTCGCATCAGGCGCAGGACGGACATACAGGCCTCGGTTCCAGAGTTAACAAACCGAACCATTTCAATGCTGGGAACGGCGTTAATCACCATTTCCGCGAGGACATTTTCTTGGGCACAGGGAGCGCCAAAGCTGGTTCCTTTGTCGAGGGCTTCATGCAGTGCTTTAATGACATCGGGATGGGCATGGCCGCAAATGGCAGGGCCCCATGTGCCAACATAATCGATATATTGGTTGCCATCGACATCCCAGATATAGGCTCCGTTTACCCGGTCAAAAACGATGGGTTGGCCGCCAACAGATTTAAAGGCCCGCACGGGAGAGCTTACCCCACCCGGCATGAGATTTTGGGCGGCGGTAAAGATTTCTTGGGATTTTGTGGTGTTTAGTGTGGTTGCAGTCAAGGTTATCTCCTTGGTGAAAATACTGATTATTTGGGGTTTAACGCTCAGGTTGTTTTTTGGCAATAAGGGTTAGATTACACTAAAATTTAGGCCCTTCGTTACTGGCTCTGTTAGAGAAGGGGTAAGATTGGGTAAGGATGCTTACAAGGTTTTCGAGCTACTGCAAGCGATCTGTTGTTTGTTGGGGTAATTGATTAATTTTTATGTCTGTTGAGTCTTTTCCGTCCCAGGCGATTCCGGTCGATCGCATTCAGTATAACGATCGCGGTTTAGTTCCTGCCATTGTTCAAGATGCTCTCGATGGCACGGTGCTGATGATGGCTTGGATGAATCAAGAATCCCTACAAAAAACCCTAGAGACGGGGGAAACTTGGTTTTGGAGTCGTTCCCGTTCCCAGTTGTGGCA contains:
- the hemL gene encoding glutamate-1-semialdehyde 2,1-aminomutase: MTATTLNTTKSQEIFTAAQNLMPGGVSSPVRAFKSVGGQPIVFDRVNGAYIWDVDGNQYIDYVGTWGPAICGHAHPDVIKALHEALDKGTSFGAPCAQENVLAEMVINAVPSIEMVRFVNSGTEACMSVLRLMRAFTGREKIIKFEGCYHGHADMFLVKAGSGVATLGLPDSPGVPKSTTTNTLTAPYNDLEAVKALFDDNPDQIAGVILEPVVGNSGFITPDAGFLEGLRLLTQDHGALLVFDEVMTGFRISYGGAQAKFGVTPDLTTLGKVIGGGLPVGAYGGRKDIMSLVAPAGPMYQAGTLSGNPLAMTAGIKTLEILNKDGQYERLEKMTKKLIDGLLAVAKETGHEACGGSISAMFGLFFTAGPVHNFTDAKQSDTAKFGRFHRGMLEQGIYLAPSQFEAGFTSLAHTEADIDKTLEAARKVMSSL